A region from the Chthoniobacterales bacterium genome encodes:
- the glf gene encoding UDP-galactopyranose mutase, producing the protein MSRFLIVGAGFSGAVLARELAEAGLYSLVIDSRNHIAGNCHTERSAETGVMIHHYGPHIFNTSNVQVWDYVRKFGEFVPYINRVKASIERGVFSMPINLHTINQFFGKRFGPAEARAFVQNLGDQTILEPANFEEQALKFLGHNLYEAFFYGYTKKQWGCEPRELPASILQRLPVRFNYDDNYYNTKFQGIPRDGYTEIVRRILDHPNIEVKLSTSYDASMAAEFEHVFYTGPIDAFYNFTHGRLTYRTVFWKHESHEGDFQGNAVINYPSQDVPHTRIHEHKHFTPWEEHAKTDVFTEFSKETAPEDVPYYPKRLPGDLEKLAAYQALAKEESTVSFLGRLATYRYMDMHHVIGEALDFATAWLQDRSR; encoded by the coding sequence ATGAGTCGATTTTTAATTGTGGGAGCCGGATTTTCCGGGGCTGTTCTGGCGCGTGAACTGGCCGAAGCCGGACTGTATTCTCTCGTGATCGACTCGCGGAATCATATCGCCGGAAATTGCCACACCGAGCGCAGCGCCGAGACGGGCGTGATGATCCACCATTACGGGCCGCATATTTTCAATACGAGCAACGTCCAGGTCTGGGATTACGTGCGGAAATTCGGGGAATTCGTCCCCTACATCAACCGGGTAAAAGCCTCCATCGAGCGCGGCGTTTTCTCGATGCCGATCAATCTGCACACGATCAATCAATTTTTCGGCAAACGCTTCGGACCGGCCGAGGCGCGCGCGTTTGTGCAAAATCTGGGCGACCAAACAATCCTCGAACCCGCTAACTTCGAAGAGCAGGCGCTGAAGTTTCTCGGCCACAACCTCTACGAGGCTTTTTTCTACGGCTACACCAAGAAACAATGGGGCTGCGAGCCGCGCGAACTCCCCGCCTCGATCCTGCAACGGCTGCCAGTGCGCTTTAATTACGACGACAATTATTACAACACGAAGTTCCAGGGCATTCCGCGCGACGGCTACACCGAGATCGTGCGGCGCATTCTGGACCACCCGAACATCGAAGTGAAACTCAGCACGTCCTACGACGCGTCGATGGCGGCGGAGTTTGAGCACGTTTTTTACACCGGCCCGATCGATGCGTTTTACAACTTCACCCACGGTCGCCTCACCTACCGCACCGTTTTCTGGAAGCACGAGAGCCACGAAGGCGACTTTCAGGGTAATGCCGTGATCAATTACCCGAGTCAGGACGTTCCCCATACCCGCATCCACGAGCACAAACATTTCACCCCATGGGAAGAGCACGCAAAGACCGATGTTTTCACCGAATTCAGCAAGGAAACCGCGCCCGAAGACGTCCCGTATTACCCAAAACGTCTCCCCGGCGACCTTGAAAAATTAGCCGCCTACCAAGCCCTCGCGAAAGAAGAATCCACCGTCTCCTTTCTGGGCCGCCTGGCCACTTACCGCTACATGGACATGCACCACGTCATCGGCGAAGCCCTCGATTTCGCCACCGCGTGGCTCCAAGATCGCAGCCGGTAA
- a CDS encoding transcription termination/antitermination NusG family protein — protein sequence MSSAEQLLWYCVSTRPKQENKVARLLRKEMELEVFSPVLRFRRPRRNVPIWVSEALFPGYVFVRCVYAWHHRQIRATSGVADIIRFGDLIQPLPDSLVAEIRSLVTDQETIEIQQEPQAGQEIVIASGPYAGMRALVTRLIPAQKRVAILFEILGQMREIEIEAARLLPSNPRLIG from the coding sequence ATGTCCTCCGCTGAGCAACTTCTCTGGTATTGCGTTTCCACTCGTCCCAAGCAGGAAAATAAAGTGGCCCGCCTGCTGCGCAAAGAGATGGAACTCGAGGTGTTTTCGCCCGTCCTGCGTTTTCGCCGACCCCGCCGGAATGTCCCCATCTGGGTCTCGGAAGCCCTCTTTCCGGGTTACGTTTTTGTCCGCTGCGTCTATGCCTGGCATCATCGCCAGATCCGAGCCACGTCTGGAGTGGCCGACATCATTCGGTTTGGCGATCTCATTCAACCTCTGCCAGACAGCTTGGTGGCGGAAATCCGCTCTCTAGTCACAGATCAGGAAACCATCGAGATCCAGCAGGAACCCCAAGCCGGACAGGAAATCGTCATCGCCTCCGGCCCGTATGCAGGGATGCGTGCCTTGGTCACTCGTCTGATTCCGGCCCAAAAAAGAGTCGCCATCCTCTTCGAGATTCTCGGGCAAATGCGGGAGATCGAGATCGAAGCCGCGCGGCTTCTGCCGTCGAATCCACGGCTCATCGGCTGA